In one Vicugna pacos chromosome 22, VicPac4, whole genome shotgun sequence genomic region, the following are encoded:
- the ANGPTL6 gene encoding angiopoietin-related protein 6 produces MWAPRLRTLQLLLLLGASWARTAAPRCTYTFVLPSQKFTGAVCWSGPAAARPAPEAANASEVAALRVRVSRHEELLRELQRLATADGAVAGEVRALRKESRGLSARLGQLRAQLQHEAGPGAGPGPGAEPAAALALLGERVLNASAEAQRAAARFHQLDVKFRELAQLVSQQSGLIARLERLCPGGAGGQQQVLPPPLVPVVPVSLVGGTSDTSRRLNPAPEPQRDQTLRQQGPLASPMPSGHPAVPTKPAGPWRDCAEARQAGHGQSGVYELQLGRHMVSAWCEQQLEGGGWTVIQRRQDGSVNFFTTWQHYKVGFGQPDGEYWLGLEPVHQLTSRGDHELLVLLEDWGGRGARAHYDGFSLEPESDHYRLRLGQYHGDAGDSLSWHNDKPFSTVDRDRDSYSGNCALYQRGGWWYHACAHSNLNGVWHRGGHYRSRYQDGVYWAEFRGGAYSLKKAAMLIRPLKL; encoded by the exons ATGTGGGCGCCCAGGCTGCGCACGCTgcagctgctgctcctgctgggcGCGTCGTGGGCGCGCACGGCCGCCCCGCGCTGCACCTACACCTTCGTGCTGCCCTCGCAGAAGTTCACGGGCGCCGTGTGCTGGAGCGGGCCGGCGGCCGCGCGCCCGGCGCCGGAAGCCGCCAACGCCAGCGAAGTGGCGGCGCTGCGCGTGCGCGTGAGCCGCCACGAGGAACTGCTGCGCGAACTTCAGAGGCTGGCGACGGCCGATGGCGCCGTGGCCGGCGAGGTGCGCGCGCTGCGCAAGGAAAGCCGCGGCTTGAGCGCGCGCCTGGGCCAGCTGCGCGCGCAGCTGCAGCACGAGgcgggcccgggggcggggcccggCCCGGGGGCGGAGCCCGCCGCTGCGCTGGCGCTGCTTGGGGAGCGCGTGCTTAACGCGTCCGCCGAGGCGCAGCGCGCCGCCGCTCGCTTTCACCAGCTGGACGTCAAGTTCCGCGAGCTGGCGCAACTTGTCAGCCAGCAGAGTGGCCTCATCGCCCGCCTGGAGCGCCTGTGCCCGGGGGGTGCGGGCGGGCAGCAGCAG GTCTTGCCACCACCCCTGGTGCCTGTGGTTCCAGTCAGTCTGGTGGGTGGTACCAGTGATACCAGCCGGAGGCTAAACCCAGCCCCAGAGCCCCAGAGAGACCAGACCCTGAGACAGCAGGGGCCCTTGGCCTCTCCCATGCCCTCAGGGCACCCTGCTGTCCCTACCAAGCCAGCGG GCCCATGGCGGGATTGTGCAGAGGCTCGCCAGGCAGGCCATGGACAGAGCGGAGTATATGAGCTGCAACTGGGCAGGCATATGGTGTCAGCATGGTGCGAGCAACAGCTGGAGGGTGGAGGCTGGACTGTGATCCAGAGGCGGCAGGATGGCTCCGTTAACTTCTTCACTACCTGGCAACACTACAAG GTGGGCTTTGGGCAGCCTGACGGGGAATACTGGCTGGGCCTTGAACCTGTGCATCAGCTGACTAGCCGTGGGGACCATGAGCTACTGGTGCTACTTGAGGACTGGGGAGGCCGTGGGGCACGTGCCCACTATGATGGTTTCTCCCTGGAGCCTGAAAGTGACCACTACCGCCTACGGCTTGGCCAGTACCATGGAGATGCTGGAGACTCTCTTTCCTGGCACAATGACAAGCCTTTCAGCACCGTGGATAGGGACCGAGACTCCTATTCTG GTAACTGTGCCCTGTACCAGCGGGGAGGCTGGTGGTACCATGCCTGTGCCCACTCCAACCTAAATGGTGTGTGGCATCGTGGTGGCCACTACCGTAGCCGCTACCAGGATGGCGTCTACTGGGCCGAGTTTCGTGGTGGGGCTTACTCGCTCAAGAAGGCTGCCATGCTGATCCGGCCCCTGAAGCTGTGA